In the genome of Populus alba chromosome 11, ASM523922v2, whole genome shotgun sequence, one region contains:
- the LOC118031344 gene encoding ketol-acid reductoisomerase, chloroplastic — protein sequence MAAATSFSSTLTTPTPSKTLKPASSRSLLCNSNLGFSSSLSSKTFKPLKASSDNISAGVLGAKMVSSVPSVKPMISLDFETSVFKKEKVSLAGHDEYIVRGGRDLFHLLPDAFKGIKQIGVIGWGSQGPAQAQNLRDSLAEAKSDIKVKIGLRKGSRSFAEARGAGFTEENGTLGDIWETVSGSDLVLLLISDAAQADNYEKIFSHMKPNSILGLSHGFLLGHLQSTGLDFPKNISVIAVCPKGMGPSVRRLYVQGKEVNGAGINSSFAVHQDVDGRATDVALGWSVALGSPFTFATTLEQEYKSDIFGERGILLGAVHGIVESLFRRYTENGMSEDEAYKNTVECITGTISRTISTKGMLAVYNSLSAEGKKEFETAYSASFYPCMDILYECYEDVASGSEIRSVVLAGRRFYEKEGLPAFPMGKIDQTRMWKVGERVRAARPAGDLGPLHPFTAGVYVALMMAQIEILRKKGHSYSEIINESLIESVDSLNPFMHARGVSFMVDNCSTTARLGSRKWAPRFDYILTQQALVAVDNSTPINRDLISNFFSDPVHGAVEVCAQLRPTVDISVPADADFVRPELRQSSN from the exons ATGGCGGCGGCTACATCCTTCTCCAGTACCCTCACCACTCCAACCCCTTCAAAAACCCTAAAGCCTGCATCTTCAAGATCGCTGCTATGTAACAGCAATTTAGGGTTTTCATCATCACTCTCTTCTAAGACCTTCAAACCACTCAAAGCCAGCAGTGACAACATCTCTGCTGGAGTTTTGGGTGCTAAGATGGTCTCGTCGGTTCCCAGTGTGAAACCCATGATCTCTCTTGATTTTGAGACCTCTGTGTTTAAGAAGGAGAAGGTCTCTCTTGCTGGTCACGATGAG TACATTGTGAGAGGAGGGAGGGATTTGTTCCACCTGCTGCCTGATGCATTTAAGGGGATTAAGCAGATTGGCGTTATCGGTTGGGGTTCCCAG GGTCCTGCTCAAGCGCAGAATCTGAGGGATTCTCTTGCTGAAGCGAAGTCTGATATTAAAGTCAAG ATTGGACTGAGGAAGGGCTCTCGTTCCTTTGCTGAAGCTCGTGGTGCTGGTTTTACAGAAGAGAATGGGACTTTAGGTGATATATGGGAAACCGTTTCTGGCAGCGATCTAGTATTGCTACTGATTTCTGATGCTGCACAG GCAGATAACTATGAGAAAATCTTCTCTCACATGAAGCCAAACAGCATTCTTGGGCTTTCCCATGGATTTCTTCTTGGGCATTTGCAGTCAACGGGACTTGATTTTCCAAAGAACATCAGTGTCATTGCTGTGTGCCCCAAGGGAATGGGTCCTTCTGTGAGGAGACTCTATGTTCAAGGCAAAGAGGTCAATGGTGCTGGAATTAATTCCAGTTTCGCAGTCCACCAG GATGTTGATGGTAGAGCCACTGATGTTGCCTTGGGATGGTCCGTTGCCCTTGGTTCACCTTTCACATTTGCCACTACACTAGAGCAGGAATACAAGAGTGATATCTTTGGGGAGAGGG GCATTTTGCTTGGTGCTGTTCATGGAATTGTGGAGTCCTTGTTTAGACGGTACACTGAAAATGGAATGAGTGAAGATGAGGCCTACAAGAATACTGTTGAGTGCATTACTGGAACCATATCAAGGACCATATCAACCAAG GGCATGCTGGCTGTTTACAATTCCTTGTCTGCAGAAGGCAAAAAGGAATTCGAGACTGCTTACAGTGCCTCATTTTATCCCTGCATGGACATCTTGTATGAGTGCTATGAAGATGTAGCCTCTGGAAGTGAGATTCGCAGTGTTGTCCTGGCTGGACGTCGCTTTTAT GAAAAGGAAGGCCTGCCAGCTTTTCCAATGGGTAAAATTGATCAAACACGCATGTGGAAGGTTGGTGAGCGAGTCCGGGCTGCCCGGCCAGCTGGGGACTTGGGTCCATTGCATCCATTCACTGCTGGTGTCTATGTGGCACTAATGATGGCTCAG ATTGAAATATTGAGGAAGAAAGGCCATTCTTACTCTGAGATCATTAATGAAAGTCTGATTGAATCTGTGGATTCCTTGAATCCATTTATGCATGCCCGTGGAGTTTCATTTATGGTTGATAACTGCTCAACCACAGCAAGATTGGGATCAAGGAAATGGGCTCCTCGTTTTGACTACATCCTCACCCAGCAGGCCTTGGTAGCGGTAGACAACAGTACTCCCATCAACCGTGACCTCATCAGCAACTTCTTTTCAGATCCAGTGCATGGAGCCGTTGAAGTCTGTGCCCAATTAAGACCCACAGTTGACATTTCCGTGCCAGCAGATGCCGACTTTGTGCGACCTGAGCTCCGCCAATCTAGCAACTGA